The Natrinema saccharevitans genome includes the window CCCGTCATCGAGTTCGAGCGTGATCGCGGTCCCGACGGTGCCGGCGTCGGTCCCGAACGACCAGATGTTGGCGATCCCGCCCGAGACCGTGACGGTGCGGCCACAGCCGTCACAGGAGTCTTTCGACATACGCGGTCATCGGTGCCCGACGGTGAAAGTCGTTCGCCCCCGCGGTCAGCAGCCGAGCCGGACCCCCGCAACGGCCCGCACAGCGGTTATGGGTGCCGGTGACATACGGCCGCACATGGAGGTGAACTGCGAGGGCTGTGCCGGCTGTTGCATGGACTGGCGATCGCTGCTCGAGGGTACGGCGGCCGCAACTCGAGACGACGAGGGCGGCGGCACCGACCGCCGGCACGGACCGACCCACGACCCGTTCGGCGATGGCGACGGCGAGCGAGCGCCGTCTCGAGACCCCCTCGACGGCGATCCCAATTTCGTGCCGCTGACCCGCGACGAGGTGCGAGGATTCCTCGAGGCGGGAATGGGCGAGGCCCTGACGCCGCGGTTCTGGGAGGCTCGCGGCGAAGACGACGGCGTCGCCG containing:
- a CDS encoding DUF7561 family protein, with translation MSKDSCDGCGRTVTVSGGIANIWSFGTDAGTVGTAITLELDDGGSYLLCYPCLEALPDYPTDEDIDRLEQVDGETSRVGSR